In Callospermophilus lateralis isolate mCalLat2 chromosome 18, mCalLat2.hap1, whole genome shotgun sequence, one DNA window encodes the following:
- the LOC143638206 gene encoding sialic acid-binding Ig-like lectin 13 produces MLLLLLLLPLLQGCGRVEGQGGYALRSHTLKVPREVTAQEGLCVHVPCQFSYPRSSWTTWDPAHGYWFRRQDKSTDAPVATNDPARKVREETQDRFYLLGDPRTDNCSLSIRDARKMDAGSYYFRVERGHLRHSYTDHSVSVRVTALTHTPDILVPGTLESGRPSNLTCSVPWACEQGTPPTFSWVGPSVSSLGPNIIHSSVLTLTLWPQDHGTNLTCQVTLPGARVTRTKTVHLNISYSPQNLTVTVSPGAGPESTTLGNSSSLSVLEGQSLRLLCVVDSRPPARLSWSWGNLTLCPSQTMDPGVLELSAEHLRSGGEFTCRAQNPLGSQHISLSLSPQSKAGPLSGVTRGALWGAGATSLLFLSCTLLLLGARSYRKRSARPAEGSGDANAVQGPASQSRRVQSQAEERSPEPAALAVATRPSEDEEIHYAALRFHEVKASEPQGEQAPDSEYAEIHIQP; encoded by the exons atgctgctgctgctgctgctgctgcccctgCTGCAGGGCTGTGGGCGGGTGGAGGGCCAGGGGGGTTACGCCCTGCGGAGTCACACCCTGAAGGTGCCCAGGGAGGTGACAGcgcaggaggggctgtgtgtccaTGTGCCCTGCCAATTCTCCTACCCCAGGAGCAGCTGGACTACCTGGGACCCAGCTCATGGCTACTGGTTCCGGCGTCAGGACAAGAGCACGGATGCTCCAGTGGCCACCAATGACCCTGCCCGGAAAGTGCGGGAGGAGACCCAGGACCGGTTCTACCTCCTTGGGGACCCAAGAACCGACAACTGCTCCCTGAGCATCAGAGACGCCAGGAAGATGGACGCGGGGTCCTACTACTTTCGGGTGGAGAGAGGACACTTGAGACACAGTTACACAgatcacagtgtgtcagtgcgaGTGACAG CCCTGACCCACACCCCTGACATCCTCGTACCTGGGACCCTGGAGTCTGGCCGTCCCAGCAACCTGACCTGCTCTGTGCCCTGGGCCTGTGAGCAGGGGACGCCCCCCACCTTCTCCTGGGTAGGGCCCTCTGTGTCCTCCCTGGGCCCCAACATCATCCACTCCTCGGTGCTCACCCTCACCCTGTGGCCCCAGGACCATGGCACCAACCTCACCTGCCAGGTGACCCTGCCTGGGGCCCGTGTGACCAGGACAAAGACCGTCCACCTGAACATCTCAT ACTCTCCACAGAACCTGACTGTAACTGTGTCCCCAGGAGCTGGCCCAG AATCCACAACCCTGGGGAATAGCTCATCTCTTTCCGTCCTGGAGGGTCAATCTCTGCGTCTGCTCTGTGTCGTCGACAGCCGTCCCCCTGCCAGGCTGAGCTGGTCCTGGGGGAACCTGACTCTGTGTCCCTCGCAGACCATGGACCCTGGGGTGCTGGAGCTGTCTGCAGAGCACCTCAGGAGTGGAGGGGAATTCACCTGCCGTGCTCAGAACCCTCTGGGCTCCCAGCACATCTCCCTGAGCCTGTCACCGCAGA GCAAAGCAGGGCCTCTATCTGGAGTGACGCGGGGGGCCCTCTGGGGCGCTGGAGCTACCTCCCTGCTCTTCCTGTCctgcaccctcctcctcctcGG AGCGCGCTCCTACAGGAAGAGGTCCGCCAGGCCAGCGGAGGGCTCGGGGGATGCCAACGCTGTCCAGGGCCCGGCCTCTCAG AGCCGCCGGGTCCAGTCCCAGGCAGAGGAACGCTCCCCAGAGCCAGCTGCCCTGGCCGTGGCCACCCGcccctcagaggatgaggagatcCATTATGCAGCCCTCAGGTTTCATGAGGTGAAGGCCAGCGAGCCGCAGGGAGAGCAGGCCCCCGACAGTGAGTACGCGGAGATCCACATCCAGCCATGA